A genomic region of Candidatus Paceibacterota bacterium contains the following coding sequences:
- a CDS encoding cation-translocating P-type ATPase, producing the protein MPGQRAMHSDQTTEVIEQPAGHSASPSATAFAIGGMTCPNCARHVTEAIQGVSGVRAATVNLEGGSAAVRWASGARQDIGAVVRAVQEAGYQARAVEGPAQDAVRPKLGGWGLNLWVGVLGTAPMMIGEWVFGLGMSGWFQWFSFLLASVVQIVAGAPFYRGAWSQLKAGRSNMDTLVALGSTTAFAYSTWALLSRSSGHLFFMEAAAIITLISVGHWLESRASARASGALRQLLDLAPALARRREPDGAEHEVPVAHLRVADRVVLRPGDRVPTDGEAEEGNSAVDESMLTGESVPVDKAAGSRLYAGTANLNGHLVMRVTATGEETALAHIIAAVQRAQTSRAHIQRLGDRVSSVFVPLVVVVALAAGLAWGLAPDWTRQVHDALSPFLWPAHLPEGPLAAAFIIAAGVLIIACPCAMGLATPVAIMAGSNAAAQRGILIRDGVALEKAGRVTAVLFDKTGTLTKGQPEVVKVWEKGEVRSPGSEARDSITALAAALAGHSSHPISQAVARLSPGGPALADWREVRGAGVQANLKPGHPSVVANQESGGTARLGSLRWLGESGVDLAPGEGFVQEWASQGATVVGLAVEGSLQALFAVKDALKSGAAEVIRKLERQGLRLYLVTGDNPLTAGSIARQTGIRPENIFAQVRPEQKAELVRKLQQQGGRVAFVGDGINDAPALEQADLGVAVSRASDVAREAADIILLKSEIEAVPESLGLARATLRTIKQNLFWAFFYNAIGVPLAALGFLSPILCAAAMGLSDLVVIGNALRLRWWRSP; encoded by the coding sequence GTGCCCGGACAACGAGCGATGCACAGCGACCAGACAACTGAGGTGATCGAGCAACCTGCGGGGCATTCCGCCTCGCCCTCGGCAACGGCGTTCGCCATCGGGGGCATGACGTGCCCGAACTGCGCGCGCCATGTCACTGAAGCCATCCAAGGCGTCTCCGGTGTGCGCGCTGCGACGGTGAACCTTGAAGGCGGCTCGGCGGCCGTGCGCTGGGCATCCGGTGCGCGGCAAGATATCGGGGCGGTCGTGCGGGCGGTGCAGGAAGCGGGCTATCAGGCCCGCGCAGTCGAGGGCCCGGCTCAGGACGCGGTTCGGCCCAAGCTGGGCGGGTGGGGCCTTAATCTGTGGGTGGGTGTCCTTGGCACCGCGCCCATGATGATCGGCGAGTGGGTTTTCGGTCTGGGCATGAGCGGCTGGTTTCAGTGGTTTTCCTTCCTCCTGGCCAGCGTCGTGCAAATCGTCGCCGGCGCGCCGTTCTATCGCGGCGCGTGGAGCCAGCTCAAGGCCGGCCGCTCCAACATGGACACGCTCGTGGCGCTGGGCTCGACCACCGCCTTCGCCTACAGCACCTGGGCGCTGCTCAGCCGTTCCAGCGGCCACCTCTTTTTCATGGAAGCCGCCGCCATCATCACGCTGATCAGCGTGGGGCATTGGCTGGAGTCGCGCGCAAGCGCGCGGGCGTCCGGCGCCTTGCGGCAGTTGCTGGATCTTGCGCCCGCCCTGGCGCGCCGGCGCGAGCCCGACGGCGCGGAGCACGAGGTTCCGGTGGCGCACTTGCGGGTGGCGGATCGGGTCGTCCTGCGGCCGGGCGACCGGGTGCCGACTGACGGCGAAGCGGAGGAAGGCAATTCGGCGGTGGATGAATCCATGCTGACCGGTGAATCCGTGCCAGTGGACAAGGCCGCCGGGAGCCGGCTTTACGCGGGCACGGCCAACCTCAACGGCCATCTGGTAATGCGCGTCACCGCGACCGGCGAGGAGACGGCCCTGGCGCACATCATTGCGGCCGTGCAGCGCGCACAGACCAGCCGCGCTCATATTCAGCGGCTGGGGGACCGGGTCAGCAGCGTGTTTGTGCCGCTGGTGGTGGTGGTGGCGCTCGCGGCCGGCCTTGCCTGGGGACTTGCGCCCGATTGGACCCGGCAGGTGCACGACGCACTGTCGCCGTTCCTCTGGCCGGCGCACCTGCCGGAAGGTCCGCTGGCCGCGGCGTTTATCATCGCCGCCGGCGTTCTGATCATCGCCTGCCCGTGCGCGATGGGACTGGCCACGCCGGTTGCCATCATGGCCGGTTCGAACGCGGCGGCGCAGCGCGGCATTCTCATCCGCGACGGCGTGGCGCTCGAAAAGGCCGGCCGGGTCACCGCGGTGCTTTTCGATAAGACGGGGACGCTGACGAAGGGCCAGCCGGAGGTGGTCAAGGTGTGGGAGAAAGGCGAGGTGCGCAGTCCGGGTTCTGAGGCTCGAGATTCCATCACGGCGCTGGCTGCCGCCCTGGCTGGCCACTCCTCGCATCCCATCAGCCAGGCCGTCGCGCGGCTTTCGCCGGGCGGACCGGCGTTGGCGGACTGGCGGGAGGTCCGCGGAGCCGGGGTCCAGGCCAATCTCAAACCCGGTCACCCGTCAGTCGTGGCCAATCAGGAGTCGGGCGGCACAGCCCGGCTCGGGTCTCTTCGCTGGCTAGGGGAGTCGGGTGTGGACCTGGCGCCGGGGGAAGGGTTCGTTCAGGAATGGGCTTCCCAAGGTGCTACGGTGGTGGGCCTGGCGGTGGAAGGCTCGTTGCAGGCCTTGTTCGCGGTGAAGGACGCTCTCAAATCCGGCGCCGCCGAAGTCATCCGCAAACTTGAGCGGCAAGGATTGCGGCTCTACCTGGTGACCGGCGACAATCCCCTGACCGCCGGGAGCATCGCCCGCCAGACCGGCATCCGGCCGGAGAATATCTTTGCCCAGGTGCGCCCCGAGCAAAAGGCGGAGCTGGTGAGGAAACTGCAGCAGCAGGGCGGGCGCGTGGCGTTTGTCGGCGATGGCATCAACGACGCGCCGGCACTCGAACAAGCCGACCTGGGAGTCGCGGTGAGCCGGGCCAGCGATGTGGCGCGGGAGGCGGCGGATATCATCCTGCTGAAGTCCGAAATCGAGGCGGTGCCCGAGAGCCTCGGACTGGCGCGGGCGACCCTGCGCACCATCAAACAGAACCTGTTCTGGGCGTTCTTCTACAACGCCATCGGCGTGCCGCTGGCGGCGCTTGGATTCCTGAGCCCCATCCTGTGCGCGGCGGCGATGGGATTGTCGGACCTGGTGGTCATTGGCAACGCCCTGCGCCTGCGGTGGTGGCGGTCGCCGTAG
- a CDS encoding Gfo/Idh/MocA family oxidoreductase, translated as MDHSISRRTFLKTSLLTTGGFWLATTPGFARKFSANEKLNLGVVGTINRARANINGVQSENIVAICDIDDQLLAAAQAKFPRARTYTDFRRMLGQRDLDAVVISTPDHTHAAATMAALKSGRHVYCEKPLAHDVFEVRAVTNEARKRKVATQMGTQIHATANYRRVVELIEAGTIGLVSEVHVWCERIWEGQGRPVETPPVPAGLHWDLWLGPAPARPYHPTYHPKGWRRWWDFGGGTLGDMGCHYMDLPFWALKLRAPTKIEAEGPPPQAETTPGWLIVRYQFPARGPLPGTQLTWYNGGKLPKLIEEGKVPDWQAGVLFVGTKGMLLADYSRRRLLPEADFAGFAPPAPSIPDSIGHHEEWIAACKGGAPALCNFNYSGPLTEAVLLGNAAYRTGRSLEWNTAACKVTNTREADPFIRRRYRKGWKL; from the coding sequence ATGGATCACTCGATATCACGGCGCACATTTCTTAAGACCAGCTTGCTGACGACCGGCGGGTTCTGGCTGGCGACAACCCCGGGCTTCGCCAGGAAGTTCTCCGCCAATGAGAAACTCAACCTGGGTGTGGTGGGCACCATCAACCGCGCCCGCGCCAATATCAACGGCGTGCAAAGCGAGAACATCGTCGCCATCTGCGACATTGACGACCAGTTGCTCGCCGCGGCGCAGGCCAAATTCCCCCGGGCCAGAACTTATACCGACTTCCGCCGGATGTTGGGCCAGCGGGACCTTGACGCCGTGGTCATCAGCACGCCCGACCACACGCACGCCGCGGCTACAATGGCAGCCCTGAAGTCCGGCCGCCATGTGTATTGCGAGAAGCCCCTGGCGCATGATGTGTTCGAGGTGCGCGCCGTCACGAACGAGGCGCGCAAGCGCAAGGTCGCCACGCAGATGGGCACGCAGATCCACGCCACGGCCAACTACCGGCGCGTGGTGGAACTGATCGAGGCCGGGACCATCGGGCTGGTCAGCGAGGTCCATGTGTGGTGCGAGCGAATCTGGGAGGGGCAAGGGCGGCCGGTGGAGACGCCGCCTGTTCCCGCGGGGCTTCATTGGGATTTGTGGCTCGGCCCGGCGCCGGCGCGGCCTTATCACCCGACCTACCATCCGAAGGGCTGGCGGCGCTGGTGGGATTTCGGCGGGGGCACACTGGGAGACATGGGCTGCCATTATATGGACCTGCCTTTCTGGGCGCTGAAGCTGCGCGCCCCGACGAAGATCGAGGCCGAAGGTCCGCCTCCACAGGCGGAGACGACGCCGGGCTGGCTGATTGTGCGCTACCAATTCCCCGCGCGCGGTCCGCTGCCTGGAACGCAGCTCACTTGGTACAACGGGGGGAAGCTGCCCAAGCTGATCGAGGAAGGGAAAGTGCCCGACTGGCAAGCCGGCGTGCTCTTCGTCGGCACCAAGGGAATGTTGCTGGCGGACTACAGCCGGCGACGGCTGCTGCCGGAGGCGGATTTCGCGGGATTCGCGCCGCCGGCTCCTTCCATCCCCGACTCGATCGGTCACCACGAAGAATGGATTGCCGCCTGCAAGGGAGGCGCCCCTGCGCTCTGCAATTTCAACTACAGCGGTCCGCTGACGGAAGCCGTCCTGCTGGGCAATGCCGCCTACCGCACCGGCCGGAGCCTGGAGTGGAATACGGCGGCGTGCAAAGTGACCAACACGCGGGAGGCCGACCCGTTCATCCGCCGCCGGTATCGCAAGGGCTGGAAGCTCTGA
- a CDS encoding sulfatase, whose product MKKHLPTLVGASLIALLPSLPAAARADKLPNVVIILADDLGYGDLSCYGHPTIRTPNLDRMAAEGMRFTDFYVAATVCTPSRAALLTGRLPIRSGMSGDLKHRVQTKNSPGGLPPEEITIARALKGKGYATQAIGKWHLGHYPQNLPTAHGFDGFYGLRWSNDMEPAQGNPRNASMSLNPKLEWWNCTLMRNDQPIEQPTDLSTLTRRYTEEAVRFIQQNRKRPFFLYFAHTYPHVPLFASRQFQKTSPRGQYGDVVEELDWSVGRVLDTLRKQGLDKNTLVFFTSDNGPWLVKDQAGGCAGLLRGGKGSTWEGGMREPGIAWWPGKIKAGVVNREMASSLDLFPTCLSLAGAPVPSDRLIDGVDMTPLLLGKGPSRRNLMIYYNGDEVYAMRKGPYKAHFTTFAGYGRDTAQKHDPPLLFHLPSDPGERFDVAAEHPDVVADIQQEVAKHRAALVPGKRQY is encoded by the coding sequence ATGAAGAAACACCTCCCAACCCTGGTCGGAGCCAGCCTTATTGCGCTCCTGCCCAGCCTGCCCGCTGCGGCGCGAGCCGACAAGTTGCCTAATGTCGTCATCATTCTGGCCGACGATCTGGGCTACGGCGACCTGAGCTGCTATGGCCATCCTACCATCCGCACGCCCAACCTCGACCGCATGGCCGCCGAGGGGATGCGCTTCACGGACTTTTACGTCGCGGCCACCGTTTGCACGCCCAGCCGCGCGGCGCTGCTGACCGGGCGGCTGCCCATTCGCAGCGGCATGTCGGGCGATTTGAAGCATCGGGTGCAGACAAAGAACTCACCCGGCGGCTTGCCGCCGGAGGAAATCACCATCGCGCGCGCCCTCAAGGGCAAGGGCTACGCCACCCAGGCCATCGGCAAGTGGCACCTCGGCCATTACCCGCAGAACCTGCCCACCGCCCACGGCTTCGACGGTTTTTACGGCCTGCGCTGGTCCAACGACATGGAGCCCGCGCAGGGCAATCCCAGGAACGCCTCCATGAGCCTCAACCCCAAGCTCGAATGGTGGAACTGCACGCTGATGCGCAACGACCAGCCCATCGAGCAGCCCACCGACCTGAGCACCCTGACCAGGCGTTACACGGAGGAGGCGGTGCGCTTCATCCAGCAGAACCGGAAGCGGCCTTTCTTCCTGTACTTCGCGCACACTTACCCGCACGTCCCGCTTTTCGCCTCCAGGCAGTTCCAAAAGACCAGCCCGCGCGGCCAGTATGGGGACGTGGTGGAAGAGCTGGATTGGAGCGTCGGCCGGGTGCTGGACACCCTCCGCAAGCAAGGCTTGGACAAGAACACGCTGGTCTTCTTCACGAGCGACAACGGGCCGTGGCTGGTGAAGGACCAGGCTGGCGGCTGCGCCGGCCTGTTGCGGGGCGGCAAGGGCAGCACCTGGGAGGGCGGCATGCGCGAGCCGGGCATCGCCTGGTGGCCGGGCAAGATCAAGGCGGGCGTCGTCAACCGCGAGATGGCTTCCTCGCTGGACCTCTTCCCCACCTGCCTGAGTTTGGCCGGAGCGCCGGTCCCTTCCGATCGCCTCATTGACGGCGTGGACATGACGCCGCTGCTGCTAGGCAAGGGTCCCAGCCGGCGGAACCTGATGATCTACTACAATGGGGATGAGGTCTATGCCATGCGCAAGGGCCCTTACAAGGCCCACTTCACCACGTTCGCCGGCTACGGCAGGGACACTGCCCAGAAGCACGATCCGCCCTTGTTGTTCCATCTGCCGAGTGATCCGGGGGAGCGCTTTGACGTTGCCGCCGAGCATCCCGATGTCGTCGCCGACATCCAGCAGGAAGTGGCGAAACACCGCGCTGCGCTGGTGCCCGGGAAACGGCAATATTAA
- a CDS encoding sulfatase produces the protein MKHRNLERLLKACLVLLVCLTTAVNSRAAAQRPNIVFILADDLGYTDLACFGSKYYETPNIDRMAASGIRFTSGYTCGANCAPTRAALMSGQYAPRTGVYTVGSIERFDWRSRSLRPVDNVTKLPLTKITLAQSLKKAGYATAMFGKWHLGDDGPHHPGQRGFDEAIVSAGAHFNFVTVPPVEYPKGTYLADFLTDKAVDFIRRHQEGPFFLYLPHYAVHSPHDAKANLIAKFKPKPPVGGHNNPTYAAMIASVDESVGRVLALLDELKLAENTLVIFSSDNGGVGGYAREGIKAAGGITDNAPLRGGKGMFYEGGVRVPYIFRWPGRIPAGATCDQPINSVDLYPTLLEVAGAEPPANHPLDGVSYFKTLTSGGKAALGRDAIFWHFPGYLGAGVGSWRTTPAGAIRSGDWKLQEYFEDGHLELYNLREDLSQTNNLAAKLPDKAEELHARLTAWRQAVDAPMPTKNTEQGQPAKAKKGKKKRQKSASADK, from the coding sequence ATGAAACATCGTAATCTTGAGCGCCTTCTCAAGGCCTGTCTCGTCCTGCTTGTTTGTCTGACCACCGCCGTCAATTCTCGCGCCGCCGCCCAGCGCCCCAACATAGTCTTCATTCTCGCTGACGATCTTGGTTATACCGACCTGGCCTGCTTCGGAAGCAAGTACTACGAAACCCCTAACATTGATCGCATGGCAGCGAGCGGGATACGGTTTACCAGCGGCTACACCTGTGGCGCCAATTGCGCTCCCACCCGCGCCGCGCTGATGAGCGGTCAATACGCCCCGCGCACCGGGGTTTATACCGTCGGCAGCATTGAGCGCTTCGACTGGCGCAGCCGTTCGCTCCGGCCGGTGGACAACGTCACCAAATTGCCTTTGACCAAAATCACGCTCGCGCAGTCTCTGAAGAAAGCGGGCTACGCCACCGCCATGTTCGGCAAATGGCACCTCGGCGATGACGGCCCTCATCACCCGGGCCAGCGCGGATTTGATGAGGCCATTGTGAGCGCGGGAGCGCATTTTAATTTCGTCACTGTGCCTCCAGTCGAGTATCCCAAGGGCACTTACCTGGCCGATTTCCTGACGGATAAGGCCGTGGATTTCATCCGACGCCACCAGGAAGGGCCGTTCTTCCTTTATCTGCCGCATTACGCTGTTCACTCCCCGCACGATGCCAAAGCCAACCTCATCGCGAAGTTCAAGCCCAAGCCCCCCGTGGGCGGGCACAACAACCCGACTTACGCCGCGATGATCGCCAGCGTGGATGAAAGCGTCGGCCGGGTGCTCGCGCTGCTCGACGAACTGAAGCTCGCGGAGAATACCCTGGTGATCTTCTCCAGCGACAACGGCGGCGTAGGCGGCTACGCTCGTGAGGGCATTAAGGCGGCGGGCGGGATCACCGACAATGCTCCCTTGCGCGGCGGCAAGGGCATGTTCTACGAAGGCGGCGTGCGGGTGCCCTATATCTTCCGCTGGCCGGGCCGCATTCCGGCCGGCGCGACCTGCGACCAGCCCATCAACAGCGTGGACCTGTATCCCACCCTGCTCGAAGTCGCAGGTGCCGAGCCGCCAGCCAACCATCCGCTGGATGGGGTGAGTTACTTCAAAACTCTGACCAGCGGCGGCAAGGCTGCGCTCGGCCGCGACGCCATCTTCTGGCATTTCCCGGGTTACCTGGGCGCTGGCGTCGGCTCCTGGCGCACCACCCCCGCCGGCGCCATCCGCTCCGGCGACTGGAAGCTCCAGGAGTATTTCGAGGACGGCCATCTGGAGCTGTATAATCTGCGCGAAGACCTTAGCCAGACAAACAACCTCGCGGCGAAGCTGCCCGACAAGGCAGAAGAACTGCACGCCCGGCTCACCGCCTGGCGCCAGGCGGTCGACGCCCCGATGCCCACGAAGAACACCGAGCAGGGGCAACCCGCCAAAGCCAAGAAAGGCAAGAAGAAGAGGCAGAAGAGCGCCAGTGCGGATAAGTGA
- the glpK gene encoding glycerol kinase GlpK produces the protein MSFILALDQGTTSSRAIVFDHAGAVRASAQKEFSQLYPQAGWVEHDPIEIWSSQVEVARTALARARLTAADLAAIGITNQRETTVIWDRRSGEPIHNAIVWQDRRTAGFCDELKRAGHGDLITRKTGLVIDAYFSGSKIRWLLDHVPGARARAEGGELAFGTIDTWLLWKVTGGALHLTDPSNASRTLLFNLHTGAWDDELLRLLDVPRALLPEVRSSSEVYGETATSLFGGAVPVAGIAGDQQAALFGQNCFTRGLAKNTYGTGCFMLMNTGPQPVASRHQLLTTVAWKTGGQTNFALEGSVFIGGAVVQWLRDGLGLIKSSADVEALAASVPDCGGVYLVPAFAGLGAPHWDQYARGTITGLTRGTTAGHIARAALEGIAFQVADVLEVMQEDSGFPVRELRVDGGASANNLLLQFQADLLQVPVTRPKVAETTALGAAGLAGLAVGFWKDCAEVGKTWQPDRTFAPAKKRDEVAHRRRRWAEALNRAREWEEQSQARPGSPT, from the coding sequence ATGTCTTTCATCCTGGCATTGGATCAGGGCACCACGAGCTCGCGTGCGATCGTCTTTGATCACGCCGGGGCGGTCCGTGCCAGCGCCCAGAAGGAGTTCTCTCAACTCTATCCTCAGGCCGGCTGGGTGGAGCACGATCCGATCGAGATTTGGTCCAGCCAGGTTGAGGTGGCCCGGACCGCGCTGGCCCGCGCCAGGCTGACCGCCGCGGACCTTGCAGCCATCGGCATTACCAATCAACGCGAGACCACGGTCATCTGGGACCGCCGGTCCGGCGAGCCCATCCACAACGCCATCGTCTGGCAGGACCGCCGCACCGCCGGGTTCTGCGACGAACTTAAGCGCGCGGGCCACGGGGACCTGATCACACGCAAGACCGGCCTGGTCATTGACGCCTACTTCTCGGGGAGCAAGATTCGCTGGCTGCTGGACCATGTGCCGGGCGCCCGGGCGCGCGCGGAGGGCGGCGAGTTGGCCTTCGGCACGATTGACACCTGGCTGCTGTGGAAGGTGACCGGGGGAGCCCTCCACCTCACCGATCCCAGCAACGCCTCCCGCACCTTGCTGTTCAACCTGCACACCGGCGCCTGGGACGACGAATTGCTGCGCCTGCTGGATGTGCCGCGCGCGTTGTTGCCCGAGGTGCGGTCGTCGAGCGAGGTCTACGGCGAGACCGCCACGAGCCTGTTTGGCGGGGCGGTGCCGGTCGCGGGCATCGCGGGGGACCAGCAGGCCGCCTTGTTCGGCCAGAACTGCTTCACGCGCGGCCTAGCCAAGAATACTTACGGCACCGGCTGCTTTATGCTGATGAACACCGGGCCGCAGCCCGTCGCCTCCCGCCACCAGCTTCTCACCACGGTCGCTTGGAAGACCGGCGGGCAGACCAATTTCGCCCTGGAAGGCAGTGTCTTCATCGGCGGCGCCGTCGTTCAATGGCTGCGGGACGGCCTCGGGCTCATCAAATCCTCGGCGGACGTCGAGGCCCTGGCCGCCAGCGTGCCCGACTGCGGCGGCGTTTACCTCGTGCCGGCTTTCGCGGGGCTGGGCGCGCCGCACTGGGACCAATACGCCCGCGGCACCATCACCGGCCTGACGCGCGGCACCACCGCCGGCCACATCGCCCGCGCCGCGCTCGAAGGCATCGCCTTCCAGGTGGCGGACGTGCTCGAAGTGATGCAGGAGGATTCGGGCTTCCCGGTGCGCGAATTGCGGGTGGACGGCGGCGCTTCCGCCAACAACCTGCTGCTGCAGTTTCAAGCGGACTTGCTGCAAGTGCCGGTCACCCGGCCCAAGGTGGCCGAGACCACCGCGCTGGGCGCGGCCGGCCTGGCGGGCCTGGCAGTCGGGTTTTGGAAGGATTGCGCCGAGGTCGGGAAAACCTGGCAGCCGGACAGGACCTTCGCGCCCGCAAAGAAGCGGGACGAGGTAGCGCATCGCCGCCGCCGCTGGGCGGAGGCGCTCAATCGCGCCCGCGAGTGGGAAGAGCAAAGCCAGGCCAGGCCCGGAAGCCCGACTTGA
- a CDS encoding site-specific integrase has protein sequence MKERKTFATEKDALDWARSVEETITKHRAQTDVPNDKLVMAENYSKILDRLSPYSKTPEDAADFYLAHLGKEATRQSKPSVAELVDKWKESKLTSKIKPIGKRMVGEVKFYARFLRNTWGGLKIEDVTHQMVEDVLNKLPAKNRNTHRKYLRFIRMFFIWAKHKRHLRQENPTDGILIKSEDFTAKFYDSEKVCQLLRHVATSEKDLVGMYALLTFAGLRPSEGARVEWEDIDFETHEIYVKKGKREERRFILEAPAKETLFAWLRWHRDNTPKDQPFVALRNLGNRERKVRKAVLNGEWVQDGLRHGFATYYNALTQDPYKVCYVTGDIIKTVKRHYMRAVKKKVCDAFWGLTPAVVLADEQGKNGVAPSGAPAPAVSPDNPDNSTAVIKTSDCVIKNASVQIASPAKKTKMHYVPVATGDDALP, from the coding sequence ATGAAGGAGCGGAAAACATTCGCCACGGAGAAGGACGCTCTTGATTGGGCACGGAGCGTGGAAGAGACCATTACAAAGCACAGAGCACAGACCGACGTTCCGAATGACAAGTTGGTCATGGCTGAAAATTACTCCAAAATCCTTGACCGACTCAGCCCATACTCCAAAACCCCCGAAGATGCTGCTGACTTCTACCTCGCCCATCTCGGCAAGGAGGCGACTCGCCAATCCAAACCATCTGTTGCCGAACTGGTGGACAAGTGGAAAGAGTCCAAGCTCACGAGCAAAATCAAACCCATTGGTAAGCGGATGGTTGGCGAAGTGAAGTTCTACGCACGATTTCTGCGTAATACGTGGGGAGGACTCAAGATTGAGGATGTGACGCACCAAATGGTCGAGGACGTTCTGAACAAGCTCCCCGCCAAGAACCGCAACACCCATCGGAAATATCTGCGATTCATCCGAATGTTCTTCATTTGGGCGAAGCACAAGCGGCACTTGCGCCAAGAGAACCCCACGGATGGTATCCTAATTAAATCCGAGGACTTCACTGCCAAGTTCTATGACTCCGAAAAAGTCTGCCAACTCCTTCGACACGTTGCCACGAGTGAGAAGGATTTGGTTGGGATGTACGCATTGCTGACGTTTGCTGGATTGCGCCCCTCCGAAGGCGCTCGGGTTGAATGGGAGGACATTGATTTTGAGACCCACGAAATCTACGTGAAGAAGGGCAAGCGGGAGGAACGGAGGTTTATCCTTGAAGCCCCCGCCAAGGAGACGCTTTTCGCTTGGCTGAGATGGCACAGAGACAACACGCCGAAAGACCAACCCTTCGTGGCCCTGCGGAACCTCGGCAATCGTGAGCGCAAGGTACGCAAAGCGGTCTTGAACGGGGAGTGGGTGCAAGACGGATTGAGGCACGGTTTTGCAACCTACTACAACGCCTTAACCCAAGACCCGTACAAGGTCTGCTATGTAACGGGGGACATAATCAAGACCGTCAAGCGCCACTACATGCGAGCGGTAAAGAAGAAGGTCTGCGATGCCTTCTGGGGATTGACTCCCGCCGTCGTGCTCGCAGACGAGCAGGGTAAGAATGGTGTGGCTCCCTCGGGTGCTCCGGCTCCCGCCGTTTCTCCTGACAACCCTGACAACTCAACCGCCGTTATAAAAACATCCGACTGCGTTATAAAAAACGCTTCCGTCCAAATCGCTTCACCCGCTAAAAAAACTAAGATGCATTACGTGCCCGTTGCCACGGGCGATGATGCTCTTCCCTAA
- a CDS encoding sulfatase-like hydrolase/transferase, which yields MKQTAILRLGCRFGAWIGLLICLAATGAAGAAKPDILLLMPDQMRGDCLSLLEHPAVRTPHLDKLAREGALFRRAYSTCPSCIPARAAMLTGLFPATSGVVGYAAKPITHPTMPRLLADAGYRTLLVGRYMHQKPETESYGYQKEIRGSTYVAGDDYDTFLKQVAPDTGGIRNLVTRLGLSNNGWQAAPWPLADDLHPTAWVVEQARKTLRAAAPDQPLFLTTSFYAPHPPLFPPRRYFDAYMVQKLPAPAHGDWVNWPALSPEGDKAGHRVLLEGDALRRAQAGYFGLIEHLDDQIAPLIAEFKERRQRTKRPWIIVVTSDHGEMLGDHGYYRKCEPFEGSANIPFLVAGSPELGFKAGLHCLRPVCLEDVMPTLLALAGANCPRPMDGVNLVPVLRGERQVVREHLHFEHAPCYSKQQAFHALTDGQFKYIWRPVDGTEHLFALLQDPREEHDLAKVASQRALLERWRARMVAQLAGRPEGFSDGTNLITGRPYPPLQERLKGSGRTPGPARAGSTK from the coding sequence GTGAAGCAAACTGCGATCCTCCGCTTGGGGTGTCGATTTGGCGCCTGGATAGGGCTGCTGATTTGTTTGGCCGCCACCGGTGCGGCGGGAGCCGCCAAGCCTGACATCCTCCTCCTCATGCCCGACCAGATGCGCGGGGACTGTTTGTCTCTGCTTGAGCATCCGGCCGTGCGCACGCCGCATCTGGACAAGCTGGCCCGGGAAGGCGCGCTCTTCCGGCGAGCGTACTCGACGTGTCCCTCCTGCATCCCGGCGCGCGCAGCGATGCTCACGGGGCTGTTTCCAGCCACCAGCGGCGTGGTCGGCTATGCGGCCAAACCCATTACCCATCCCACCATGCCCCGGTTGCTCGCGGACGCCGGGTACCGCACCCTGCTGGTCGGGCGTTACATGCATCAGAAGCCTGAGACCGAGTCGTACGGCTACCAGAAGGAAATCCGCGGTTCGACCTATGTGGCGGGAGACGACTATGACACCTTTCTCAAGCAAGTTGCCCCCGACACAGGCGGCATTCGCAACCTGGTGACCAGGCTCGGTCTGTCCAACAACGGCTGGCAGGCCGCGCCCTGGCCGCTGGCCGATGATCTGCATCCCACCGCCTGGGTTGTCGAACAGGCCCGCAAGACGCTGAGGGCAGCCGCCCCCGACCAGCCCCTGTTTCTGACGACCTCGTTTTACGCGCCCCATCCGCCGCTCTTTCCGCCCAGGCGGTATTTTGACGCCTACATGGTGCAGAAGTTGCCCGCGCCGGCGCACGGCGACTGGGTGAATTGGCCAGCCCTCTCGCCCGAAGGTGATAAGGCAGGCCACCGCGTGTTGCTGGAAGGCGACGCGCTGCGCAGGGCCCAGGCAGGCTACTTTGGCCTGATCGAACATTTGGACGACCAGATCGCGCCGCTGATTGCCGAGTTCAAGGAGCGCCGCCAGAGGACCAAGCGGCCCTGGATAATTGTGGTCACGTCCGATCACGGCGAGATGCTGGGCGACCACGGCTATTACAGGAAATGCGAGCCGTTCGAGGGCTCGGCCAACATACCCTTCCTCGTGGCGGGCTCGCCGGAGTTGGGGTTCAAGGCGGGTCTGCACTGCCTGCGACCGGTCTGCCTCGAAGATGTAATGCCCACCCTGCTGGCGTTGGCCGGCGCAAACTGCCCTCGGCCGATGGACGGGGTGAACCTGGTTCCCGTGCTCCGTGGGGAGCGGCAAGTGGTCCGCGAGCACCTGCATTTCGAGCACGCGCCCTGTTACAGCAAGCAGCAGGCCTTCCACGCGCTTACCGATGGCCAGTTCAAGTATATCTGGCGGCCTGTGGACGGGACGGAGCACCTGTTTGCCCTGCTCCAGGACCCGCGGGAAGAGCATGACCTGGCCAAAGTCGCGTCGCAGCGCGCGTTGCTGGAACGCTGGCGCGCGCGGATGGTGGCACAGCTTGCCGGGCGGCCCGAGGGATTTTCCGATGGCACCAACCTGATCACCGGACGGCCCTATCCGCCGCTCCAGGAAAGGCTGAAAGGGAGCGGCCGAACGCCGGGCCCTGCCCGCGCAGGCAGCACCAAATAG